AGTTGCGCAGGTCCCAGTCGACCGCCCCGACCCAGTATATCCCGCTCTTCAGCTCCACCGCAGTCATCCCGAATTCCTCCGTGTCTCATTTTCGACGCTCAGCACGACTCCCGGGGCGCGAGCCGTCCCTCCGCCGCGCCCCCAGCGCGCCGAAATCCGGCACGGCCCCGTTTTCTCTCCCTCCCCCTGCCATGGGCTCATGCCGCGCCGGGCCTCCCGCGCGCGTCAGGCCGGCTCGAACGAGTCCTTGTCAGCCCCGCAGACCGGGCAGCGCCAATCGGCCGGGAGCTGCTCGAACTGTGTGCCGGGAGCGACGCCGCTGTCCGGGTCGCCCTTCGCCGGGTCGTATACGTAGCCGCAGACGGTGCACCTGTACCTTCCCTCGCCCACCTTCAGACCTCCGGGGGGAGAATTTGCCCGTGATATAATAATTCATTGGTGGTGGATGGGGGCGGT
The genomic region above belongs to Thermoplasmata archaeon and contains:
- a CDS encoding rubredoxin, with the protein product MGEGRYRCTVCGYVYDPAKGDPDSGVAPGTQFEQLPADWRCPVCGADKDSFEPA